TCAGGACCGGTTATTTGAACCCTTTTTCACCACCAAAGAGGCTGGAAAAGGTACTGGGCTCGGACTGGCTCTTACCTGGAATATCATTGAAGAGCACTTTGGTTCAATCCGGGTTGAAAGCCCAGTCAATAAGGTTTTAAAAACCGGTACGCAGTTCATTATTTCTTTGCCCAGATACGAAGCAGAGAATCATTCAGCAAACAAGAATATCGACCCGGCAACCAGAGAGTCTATTGCCTCTCGCCCGGAGTCCATGATGGAAGGGGAAGTCTTATGAGTCACGGAAATATTCTGATTGTAGAAGACGAAGAGATTATCCGGGCATCGTTGAAAAGACTCCTTGAACGGCACGGACACACCATCAGCGAGGCGGGTTCAGTCCATGAAGCAGAGCTGTCGTATACGCTGAATGACTTTGACCTGATCATCAGCGATCTTCGCCTGCCGGGTTCGCCAGGCACCGAAATGATCAATCTGGCAGGCGATATACCTGTGTTGATTATGACCAGTTATGCCAGTCTCAACTCTGCCGTAAGTACCATGAAACTGGGAGCGGTCGATTATATTGCCAAACCTTTTGACCACAGCGAAATGCTGGAGCGGGTTTCCGATATTCTTGCCCGTCGTCCAAAGGTGGATCATCCGTCTGGAGCTCAAAGTCAGAATAATGACGTAGACAGTGACCAGGAAGGCTTTGATGGCATTCTCGGGCAATGTGATGCCATGCGGCTACTGTTTCGCCGCATTAAAAAGGTAGCTCCAACTCACGCTACCGTTCTGATTCAGGGCGAATCCGGTACGGGTAAAGAGCTGGTTGCACGATCCATTCACAGCCACAGTACACGCTCGAATGGACCCATGATTTCGGTGAACTGTGCAGCCATCCCTGAGACATTGATTGAATCGGAGCTGTTTGGTCACGAAAAAGGTTCGTTTACCGGTGCCACTGCAGCAAGAACAGGTTTGATTGAAGCCGCATCCGGCGGCACGCTGTTTCTTGATGAAATAGGTGAACTGCCTCTGGAAGCACAGGCACGATTATTAAGGGTTCTTCAGGAAGGCGAGATCCGTCGTATAGGTTCCGTTCAATCTCAGAAAGTCGATGTACGACTGATTGCAGCTACACACAGAAACCTCAGGCAGCTGGCAGCCAACAGTGAATTTCGTCAGGATCTGTACTATAGGCTGAAGGTGGTTGAGCTGAGAATTCCTGCATTGCGCGAAAGGGGCAAAGATATTTTAATGCTGGCTGAAAAACTTCTGGATCGTGTTTGTGAAAAACTCGAACAAGAGTCACATTCTTATTCTCCGGAAGCGATGGCGGCTATCTGCCAACACCAGTGGCCTGGTAATGTTCGCGAGCTGGAACACGCCATTGAGCGGGCTGTCATCCTGTGCGATGACAACATCATCACGCCGGAATATCTGGATCTTGATGTTCGGGTAAAAGCCTCCTTGTTTAAAGTCGATGCACAATTACAGCATGAGAGTCCTGCTCAGGACGGCCTGACACTGGAAGATTACTTCCAGCGTTTTGTACTGGAACATCAGGAACAGATGACTGAAACCGAACTGGCTCAAAAGCTGGGTATCAGTCGTAAGACTCTCTGGGAACGTCGGCAGAAGTTGGGGATTCCTCGAAAGAAAGCATCAGCTAGCTGACTTGGGAAAATCAATCCCGACCTTTTTTCAGTTCTTCCATTTTAAGTTCACTCTGGAGGGTCTGTACGGATTGGGCGGCGTGTATTTCAGCAGTTTGCAGTTTTTTCTCTCTGGCTTGAAGGGATTTGTAAAAGGCTTCGGCGTCATCCAGTTCCTGCTTAAGCCTGTCGATCCGTTTTGCTAATTCTTCATCCGGCTCGTTACTGCTTTCAAGCATCGCCATATTGCCATTCAGTCTGGACAGTTGTTGGGCCTGCTGACCCGCATCGTGTTGAACCGATGCAATTTCTTCACTTAACGCTTTATGGAAAGCAATAGATTCATTCAACTTCTTGTGTAGCTGGCTCAGATTATCTTTTTTCATAGGGTTTGGTATGCCAGCCAATAGACCCTGAGCTGGCATAGAATCTCCTTTTCATTGATAGACGAATGTTAATTATAGATCTGTCAGCCTCTATGGCCTTTTCTGGTTACTGGGCAATTCAGACCGGAGTTGTCTGGCAAAAGCTGCTTCAGAGGTGGCAGCATTTTTGTTTCTTGCGGCACGAGCGGCCATCATTCTTTCTCTGGCAGAGCCTGGTTCGGTTTTGGCGTCGTTGTCTGTTTTATTATTTGCCTGAGCAGATTTTTGATTGGACTTGAAAGCCTTGAGCTTTACTTGTGCCTCTTTCAGTTCTTGCTTTGCCTCGGAAATAGAACCCATGACTTGACTACTAATCCTACTCTCTCTCCTTGGTTAAACCAGAAACCTCATCATCACCGAGGTTATACTCTTTCAAATGATTACTTACTATGATGTCCTTTATTGATTCTTTAAGGTTATTAGCAAACTTAAGCTCCTGTGTCAGCGTGTGAACTTGCTGCTGAAGTTCTTTCTCGCTGCCTTTATTTTCCGCCTTATTTCGGTTCGCCCTGAAATGCTCAACCCCTTTCATTAATTGTGTTAACTGTTTATCTGCAGAGTTTGGCGCAGGGCGAGACTTCTTCGCTTTAACAGCCTCTGCAGGCGGTTGTGGCGCTTTACGCTTTAAGATTGAGGTTTGCTGTGGAGCAGAGCCTGAGCGAATTCCCCGGCGTATCATGGCTTGGCCCCGATGCCGCGTAATCTTGGAGCGATTCATGCGTCCGGGATTGGATGCCTCTTCTGTAGAAACCTTACCCGTATCCTTGCTCCGGTATCTCCCTGAATCGGTGCGACACTGCCCTGAAAACTGTCGATTGAAGCCATGAGTCCCTGCTGTACCCCCATAAAAAACAAAGAGCCTCAATCAGAGGCTCTTTCATAAATCTAGCAGGTTGGCTAAATGTTCAGTGGCGCATCCATGAATGATACCGCTTAACCCATTCCAGCACCTTTTGTGGTGCATGAGCCCGCTTCCACTCGCCCGCTGCATACTTGTTGGATTCACTCAGAGTCGGGTAAATATGAATAGTGCCCAGAATTTTGTTCAAACCAAGGCCGTGTTTCATCGCACTGATGTATTCAGTAATCAGCTCACCGGCATGATAACCAACAATCGTTACACCCAAGATTTTATCCTTACCGGGTCGGGTCAACACTTTGACAAAGCCCCGGGCTTCTTCATCAGCAATGGCGCGGTCCAGGTCGTCAATGCCGTATTTCGTCACTTCGTATTCAATTCCCTGGTCCTGAGCCTCAGTTTCGTTCAGCCCTACCCGTGCGACTTCCGGATCAGTGAAGGTACACCAGGGAATCACCGAATAATCCACCCTGAACTTCTTAAACCGTCCAAACAGGGCGTTGACGGCGGCATACCATGCCTGATGAGCGGCAACATGGGTAAACTGGTAAGGCCCGGCCACATCACCACAGGCATAGATATTTGGAAAGCGGGTCTGCATAAAGTCATTCACCTGCAACGTTCCACGCTCGGTCAGTTCCAGTCCGAGGGTTTCCAGCCCCATATTGCCGGTATTCGCCTGTCTTCCCGTGGCAAACAGAACGGCATCAAACTCTATTTCAACTTTCTCTCCCTCTACGCCCGCTTCCAGCCATTGCCGGTCATCCTCTGCATGAAAAGACCGGGCTTCATGCTTCAGCCTAAGATCGACACCATCATCCGTAAACTGTGCCTGAACCTGCTCTGAGACATCCGGGTCTTCCCGGTGCAGCAGACGGGTACCATGATCAACCTGAACGACATGCACTCCGAGACGGGTAAACGCCTGGGTCAGTTCACAGCCGATAGGACCCCCGCCAATAACCAGCAGGGTGCCGGGTTTCTCGCGAATCTCCCAGATAGTGTCCGAGGTATACCATGTCACACGGTCAAGCCCCGGCAAAGGTGGCACATAAGGCCGCCCACCACTGGCAATAATCAGGTTTTTACTGGTGATACCCTGTCCGTCAACTTCCACTTCCCAGGGAGACAACACTCTGGCAGTACCGGTAACACAGTCAACCCCAAGGCCGGTATAGCGTTCCACAGAATCGTGGGGCTCGACTTTGCGAATCACAGCCTGAACCCTTTCCATAACCGCTTCAAAATTCACATCGGCTTTAACATTCTCAAGCCCGAATTCCCCTGCCCGTCCCATATAATGTGCCATTTTGGCTGACCGAAGCAGTGCTTTGCTGGGCACACAGCCGGTATTCAGGCAGTCTCCTCCCATTTTGTGCTTCTCGATAAGGGACACCTTTGCCTTGACGGCTGCAGCGATATAACTGCTAACCAGCCCGGCGGCACCCGCCCCGATGACTGTCAGGTTATTATCAAAGTGAGCCGGTTTGCTGAAGGGTTTATAAATCCGCCGCCTGCGCAAAAGCTCCAGCCCGCTGCGGGCCAGCCAGGGAAACAGCGCCAGCAAGACAAACGAACCAATCAGTTCCGGCGTCAGAATCCCTGATACCGACAACTCTTCTACCTGCCCCAGCTGTGCCCCGGCGTTTACATACACCACCGTCCCCGGCAACATGCCCAACTGGCTCACCCAGTAAAAGGTCCAGACCCTGATAGGCGTTAGCCCCATCACCAGATTAATCACAAAAAACGGAACAGCCGGAAATGAACTACCCCGGAGCAAGCTCCGGGGTATCAAGTTAGCTCTTGAGTAGTTCGCAGCAAGCTGCGGGGAATTAGACCCAAGGCTTCGCATTAAACGCAGGGTAGCCAGATAAAAGGCACCATCCTTCCGTACGCCTTTGTTGATGGTGTCCATATAATCGCTGAAGTTTTTCTGAACCCAGTCCCTGAGCAGAGTACGGGAAAACAGAAAGGCGAGTGTTGCCCCGATCGTACTGGCAAACGAAATAATCAGAAACCCGGTACCAAGGCCAAAAATAGCCCCGCCAATCAGGGTAAGAATGGCGGCTCCGGGCAGCGAAAGCCCTGTCACAGCCACATAAACAAGAAAGAAAATCCCAATGGTTAACCGGGGGTTATCGGAATAAAGCGGCTGAAAGAAATCTCTGGTCAGGTACTGCTGCACATCCAGTGAGTAAAAGGCACCAATGGCAGCAGCCAGCACCAGCAGCAACAGGATCTTTGATTTATTCATTCGTCACACTCGTTTGTCTGCAGGCAGCACAAGACTTATTAGGTATTTTCCGTATAATCGCATCAAGGGCTCCGGTAGACAAACGCACAATGTTAAAAAGCCTGACTACTCAGAAGCCTGTGATGAAGATGCATTTTCACAGCAAGAGGTAATCCGCTTCCATGATTCAGCGCCCATTCCCAGGCAGCCGCCCGCGACGCATGCGTTTTAACAGCTTCTCCCGCCGTCTGATGCAGGAGCACTCTTTATCGGCCAGTGATCTGATTTACCCTGTCTTTGTTAAAGAGGGTGCCAATGACAGGGAAGCTGTGCCATCCATGCCGGGAATCGAGCGTGTCACCCTTGACCAGCTTCTGCATGAGGCCGATGAACTGGTCAGTCTGGGCATTCCTGCCATTGCCCTGTTTCCGGTTATTGAGCAGGAGAAAAAGTCTGACGATGCCGCTGAAGCCTTCAACCCGGAAGGGCTTGTTCAGCGAACGGTTCGTGCCATTAAACAAAAATATCCGGAACTGGGCGTTATCACCGACGTAGCCCTGGACCCTTATACCAGCCATGGTCTGGATGGTCTGGTGGATGAAACCGGCTATGTGATCAATGACCCAACCGTTGAGGTTCTGGTAAAGCAGGCACTATCTCACGCTGAAGCTGGCGCAGACATCGTTGCGCCTTCCGATATGATGGACGGGCGAATCGGGGCAATCCGGCAGGCGCTGGAAGCACACAGTTTCCAGAACACTTCTATACTGGCCTATTCTGCCAAATACGCATCCGCCTACTATGGGCCCTTCAGGGATGCCGTAGGCTCCGCTGCCAATCTGGGCAAAGGCAATAAATACACGTTCCAGATGGATGTCGCCAACTCCGATGAAGCATTGCATGAAGTGGCTGCTGATCTGGCAGAAGGCGCAGACATGGTCATGGTGAAACCCGGTATGCCTTATCTTGACCTAGTGCGCCGGGTAAAAGAAGAATTCAAAGTGCCTACTTTTGCCTATCAGGTCAGTGGCGAATATGCTATGCACAAAGCGGCTGCTGAAAATGGCTGGCTGGATGGCAACACCGTCATGATGGAGTCGTTGCTGTGCTTCAAACGTGCCGGTGCCGATGCGATTTTAACGTACTTTGCCAAAGAAGCTGCCAGACTCCTTAAGCCAATAACTGGCAAAGGGTGTGTCAACTCCTAGGAGGCTGTCCGAGAATAGCGCCCGTAGCGAGGATCGTAGAAAATTGAAGATAAAAATTTGGTTTTGAGAGGAGAATAGCGAGCTATTTGACGAACAAAATCGGATTTTTAGACCAATTTACACGACCGCACGACGGTATGGATGCCGGAGCTAGGGCAACGCAGGAGCAGTTGCCGGTAGGGCAGACTATTCTCGGACAGCCTCCTAGCCTTAAGAGTGAATATAAGGATGGTTTTATAAACAGAATCATTATTTTGTAACAGTTTTCTGGTAGCTTGGGGCTGTTTGCCCCAGCGCCCACCGATTGCAGTAAGAGTTCCTATGGACAATACCCAGCGCCCAACCCAGCAGCCAGCACCATCAGCCAGTGATCCCGTGGCAGAAACCCCACCGGCATCGTCCAAAGAGGCAGTAAAGACTCCGCCAAAAATCACCGACCTGAGCAATCCTGAATACTATCTTAACCGTGAGTTAAGCCATCTACAGTTCAATACCCGGGTGCTGGAACAGGCGCTGAATGAAGAACACCCATTGCTCGAGCGCCTGCGGTTTTTGTTGATCTACAGCTCCAACATCGACGAATTCTTTGAAATTCGTGTAGCCGGGCTAATGCAGCAAATCGGCTACGGTCGTGAACTGGTTGGGCTTGATGGCATGGGGCCGGGTGCGGTTCTGAAAGAAATTAACTCATACGCCAAAGAACAGGTTACCCGTCAGTATGAAATTCTGAATGAAACCCTGCTACCGGCGCTGAAAAAAGAGAACATCCATTTCCTTAAGCGTTCCGAGCTGAATGAAAAACAAAGAATCTGGATAAAGCGCTTCTTTTATCACGAAGTAATGCCCATCATCAGCCCCATTGGTCTTGATCCGGCTCACCCGTTTCCACGTCTTGCCAATAAGCTGTTATGTTTTATCGTTTCACTGGAAGGTAAAGACGCCTTTGGCCGTGATACGGGTATGGCGGTTATTCCAGCCCCCCGTTCGCTACCTAGGGTCGTTAAGCTGCCTGATGATATATGCGACAATGACGGTACAAATTATGTATTCCTGTCGTCCATCATACATCGCCACATAGAAGATCTATTTCCAGGCATGAACGTTAAAGGCTGCTACCAGTTCCGCCTGACCAGAAACAGTGATCTTGATCTGGAAGACGAAGTGGAAGACCTTGCCAAAGCTCTGCAGGGTGAACTGTTGTCCCGTCGTTATGGTGAAGCTGTACGCCTTGAAGTGGTGGATAACTGCCCACAACCACTGGTTGATTTTCTACTGAAAGAATTCAGCCTCACTGAAGAAGAGCTTTACCGGGTCAATGGTCCGGTGAATCTGACCCGTATGACGTCAGTCTGCAACAACAGTTCAAATGATGAACATCTGACCTTCAGATCATTCACGCCGGAATACCCCAAGGTTCTGCAAACCCGTCAAAACAGTACCGACAATGTTCTGGACTATGTCAAAAAAGCAGACATTTTGCTGCACCACCCCTATGAATCCTTTACGCCAGTGATTGATATGCTGCGTCAGGCAGCAAAAGACCCGAACGTGCTGGCTATTCGCCAAACCCTTTACCGAACCGGTGCCCACTCGGAAATGGCAGACGCTCTGGTAGAGGCCGCCCGTCACGGTAAAGAAGTAACCGTCGTGGTTGAAATACGGGCACGGTTTGATGAAGAAGAAAACCTTGCATTGGCATTACGGCTGCAGGAAGCAGGAGCAGTTGTCGTTTATGGAGTAGTAGGCTACAAAACCCACGCAAAAATGATGCTGATTGTCCGGCGTGAAGGCCGCAGCATTCAACGTTACGCTCATCTGGGTACGGGTAACTATCATGCCGGAAATGCTCGCTTATACACCGACTACAGCCTGTTGACCTGTGATAAAGACATCACAAACGACGTTCGCAAGATATTCCAGCAGCTCACCGGCATGGGGAAAGCGTTTAAGGTGAAAAAGCTGCTCCACGCTCCGTTTACCCTGAAAAAAGGTCTGATTGATCGCATCAATAACGAAGCAACCAATGCCAAAGAAGGCAAACCGGCCCGGGTAATCATCAAGATTAATGCCCTGACTGAAAAGCAGATGATTCGCGCTCTCTACAAAGCGTCTCAGGCGGGTGTCAAAATCGATCTGATTGTTCGGGGTATCTGCTGCCTCAGACCCGGCATAGAGGGCTTATCGGAAAACATCAAAGTGCGATCAATTGTTGGCCGTTTTCTGGAACATTCCCGTGTTTACTACTTTGAAAACGACGGTGAAAGTCAGGTCTACTGCTCCAGTGCTGACGGCATGAGCAGAAACCTGAATAACCGGATTGAAACCTGCTTCCCTATTGAAGAGCCCAAACTGGCGAATCGTATCAAGAAAGAGCTGGAGCTATTCCTGAGTGACAATGTGCGCAGCTGGACGCTGCAAAGTGACGGCTCTTATGTGCAGAACAAGCCGAATCGCAGACAGCGTCGCCGGAATGTTCAGCGCAAACTGCTTGAAACCCTGACAAACTACGTGCCTTAACAGTTTAAACATCAGGCTCGGGCTTCCTGAGACCTGAGTCTGATGTTCACAGCTTTCTATGTTCCAAGCAGGGCATTTTTGTGCGAATGTCGTACAGCACTTTCATATCCAGCTCTGCCACCAGAACCCCCGGGTCTTTGTTTGCACTGGCCAGCACCTCACCCCAGGGGGAAATAATCATACTGTGCCCCCAGGTTTGTCGTTTATTGGCGTGAAGCCCTCCCTGATTCGCCGCCAGCACATAGCACTGGTTCTCAATAGCACGGGCCCTTAACAATACTTCCCAGTGGCTTTGACCCGTTGCATGGGTAAAGGCCGATGGGACAGTAAGAATATTGGCACCGGCAGACACCAGTTTCCGAAACAATTCCGGAAACCTGAGGTCATAGCAGATACTTAAACCTATCTTGGCTTCGCCCATGTCCACCACAAAGGGCTGACTACCCGCCGAATAATCACTGGATTCCCGATATAAGCGGTGTTTGTCGGCCACACTGGCATCAAAGAGGTGAATTTTATCGTACCGGCTTTCCAGCAATCCCTGAGGATTAAAAACAAAGCACGACGCTCTGCTGTTTTCTGCTGCATCCAGCTGAAAAGGAATGGATCCACCGATCAGCCAGGCTTGATGTCGTCTGGCAGTATCGGCCATCCATTGCCTGACTTTCGTCGTATTTTTACCGAAGGCAGAAACATCACCACCTAACTGGGCAAAACATTCCGGTAGCAAAATAAGGTCGATTGACTGGCTGAGTAGAGGAGCAAGTAAATAATCAATAGAGGCAAGGTTGTCGTCAATATCATCACTGGAGCACAGTTGTACGACAGCGGCTTTAAGCATAGAGAAAACCTCAGTAATTTTATAAACAATACTGCCTGCAAAACTTTTTTTCTTTTCTTAACACTGACACACTTAAAACTGATAATAAATCGAAGGCTGTATTTTAATGTGCCTGATTATTTTCTCCTGGCAACCAGAAGCCAGACACCCAATGACCCTGGTCGCTAACCGGGACGAGTTTTATGACCGACCGACAAAACCAGCTCATTTCTGGCCAGACAACCCTGAAATATTTGGTGGTCAGGATGAAAAAGCAGGGGGCAGCTGGCTGGCTATCAACCGGTCAGGCCGCTTTGCTGCCGTGACCAATTATAGAAAGTGGCCTGCACCTGAGGGGCAAGTCTCAAGAGGTCATCTGGTCAAAAACTCCTTAAGCAGCTCACTACCAACCCATGAATTTCTACAAACGGTTCAGGAAAATTCGAACCTGTACACCGGGTTTAATTTTATTGCTGGCGATATGAACAAGTTGTATTACTACTCTAATATTGAAAACCGGATAGTCACTTTGAAACCCGGTATTTACGGACTCTGTAATCAATTTCTCAACTCGCCCTGGCCAAAACTGATCAAAGCAAAAGAAGCCGTCACCAAAGCTCTGGACACCGATAATTCTGCCAATCCTGCAACTCTGCTGGATATCATGCAGAACACTGAAATAGCCGTCGATCATTTATTGCCAGACACCGGCATAGGGAAAGAAAAAGAAGTGTTGCTTTCCAGCATTTTTATTCGTAGTCCAGAGTACGGAACGAGAAATACCAGTATCCTGACGTTTGATAATAATAATGGGATCAGCTGGCATGAGCAGACTTATGGCAGCAATGGACGTCATCAGTCATTGAAGCAATTTTCTATTGAGCTTAAAGCTTGAAGCCTGACAGAGAACAGCCATCACTACAAAAAGCGTCTACCTTCATACTGTGCTCTACTGGAGGATTGGACGATGACCGTTCAAATGCCAAGCTTTCGCAGTCTTTTTCTTGGATTGCTGTTTGTATCCATGTGCTCTGTGGCACAAGAAGCCAGTTGGGAAACCGTTGGCAGTGCCAAAGCCCGGTCAACACGACAAACGATTACCATACCTATTCCCGAATCCTTTCAGAGTAAAAATATAAAATCGATCCGGCTTCATGTTTCAAAAGGCGATATCAAAGCTAACTATGTCAGGCTGACTCTAAACGACGGTGATAAGATAGATGCCAGTATTCAAAGGATGATTCGGTCAGGCAATAACTCGAGAATAATCCCTGTGGAAATCAA
Above is a window of Endozoicomonas montiporae CL-33 DNA encoding:
- a CDS encoding sigma-54-dependent transcriptional regulator produces the protein MSHGNILIVEDEEIIRASLKRLLERHGHTISEAGSVHEAELSYTLNDFDLIISDLRLPGSPGTEMINLAGDIPVLIMTSYASLNSAVSTMKLGAVDYIAKPFDHSEMLERVSDILARRPKVDHPSGAQSQNNDVDSDQEGFDGILGQCDAMRLLFRRIKKVAPTHATVLIQGESGTGKELVARSIHSHSTRSNGPMISVNCAAIPETLIESELFGHEKGSFTGATAARTGLIEAASGGTLFLDEIGELPLEAQARLLRVLQEGEIRRIGSVQSQKVDVRLIAATHRNLRQLAANSEFRQDLYYRLKVVELRIPALRERGKDILMLAEKLLDRVCEKLEQESHSYSPEAMAAICQHQWPGNVRELEHAIERAVILCDDNIITPEYLDLDVRVKASLFKVDAQLQHESPAQDGLTLEDYFQRFVLEHQEQMTETELAQKLGISRKTLWERRQKLGIPRKKASAS
- a CDS encoding FAD-dependent oxidoreductase, whose amino-acid sequence is MNKSKILLLLVLAAAIGAFYSLDVQQYLTRDFFQPLYSDNPRLTIGIFFLVYVAVTGLSLPGAAILTLIGGAIFGLGTGFLIISFASTIGATLAFLFSRTLLRDWVQKNFSDYMDTINKGVRKDGAFYLATLRLMRSLGSNSPQLAANYSRANLIPRSLLRGSSFPAVPFFVINLVMGLTPIRVWTFYWVSQLGMLPGTVVYVNAGAQLGQVEELSVSGILTPELIGSFVLLALFPWLARSGLELLRRRRIYKPFSKPAHFDNNLTVIGAGAAGLVSSYIAAAVKAKVSLIEKHKMGGDCLNTGCVPSKALLRSAKMAHYMGRAGEFGLENVKADVNFEAVMERVQAVIRKVEPHDSVERYTGLGVDCVTGTARVLSPWEVEVDGQGITSKNLIIASGGRPYVPPLPGLDRVTWYTSDTIWEIREKPGTLLVIGGGPIGCELTQAFTRLGVHVVQVDHGTRLLHREDPDVSEQVQAQFTDDGVDLRLKHEARSFHAEDDRQWLEAGVEGEKVEIEFDAVLFATGRQANTGNMGLETLGLELTERGTLQVNDFMQTRFPNIYACGDVAGPYQFTHVAAHQAWYAAVNALFGRFKKFRVDYSVIPWCTFTDPEVARVGLNETEAQDQGIEYEVTKYGIDDLDRAIADEEARGFVKVLTRPGKDKILGVTIVGYHAGELITEYISAMKHGLGLNKILGTIHIYPTLSESNKYAAGEWKRAHAPQKVLEWVKRYHSWMRH
- the hemB gene encoding porphobilinogen synthase; protein product: MIQRPFPGSRPRRMRFNSFSRRLMQEHSLSASDLIYPVFVKEGANDREAVPSMPGIERVTLDQLLHEADELVSLGIPAIALFPVIEQEKKSDDAAEAFNPEGLVQRTVRAIKQKYPELGVITDVALDPYTSHGLDGLVDETGYVINDPTVEVLVKQALSHAEAGADIVAPSDMMDGRIGAIRQALEAHSFQNTSILAYSAKYASAYYGPFRDAVGSAANLGKGNKYTFQMDVANSDEALHEVAADLAEGADMVMVKPGMPYLDLVRRVKEEFKVPTFAYQVSGEYAMHKAAAENGWLDGNTVMMESLLCFKRAGADAILTYFAKEAARLLKPITGKGCVNS
- the ppk1 gene encoding polyphosphate kinase 1, which produces MDNTQRPTQQPAPSASDPVAETPPASSKEAVKTPPKITDLSNPEYYLNRELSHLQFNTRVLEQALNEEHPLLERLRFLLIYSSNIDEFFEIRVAGLMQQIGYGRELVGLDGMGPGAVLKEINSYAKEQVTRQYEILNETLLPALKKENIHFLKRSELNEKQRIWIKRFFYHEVMPIISPIGLDPAHPFPRLANKLLCFIVSLEGKDAFGRDTGMAVIPAPRSLPRVVKLPDDICDNDGTNYVFLSSIIHRHIEDLFPGMNVKGCYQFRLTRNSDLDLEDEVEDLAKALQGELLSRRYGEAVRLEVVDNCPQPLVDFLLKEFSLTEEELYRVNGPVNLTRMTSVCNNSSNDEHLTFRSFTPEYPKVLQTRQNSTDNVLDYVKKADILLHHPYESFTPVIDMLRQAAKDPNVLAIRQTLYRTGAHSEMADALVEAARHGKEVTVVVEIRARFDEEENLALALRLQEAGAVVVYGVVGYKTHAKMMLIVRREGRSIQRYAHLGTGNYHAGNARLYTDYSLLTCDKDITNDVRKIFQQLTGMGKAFKVKKLLHAPFTLKKGLIDRINNEATNAKEGKPARVIIKINALTEKQMIRALYKASQAGVKIDLIVRGICCLRPGIEGLSENIKVRSIVGRFLEHSRVYYFENDGESQVYCSSADGMSRNLNNRIETCFPIEEPKLANRIKKELELFLSDNVRSWTLQSDGSYVQNKPNRRQRRRNVQRKLLETLTNYVP
- a CDS encoding carbon-nitrogen hydrolase family protein — encoded protein: MLKAAVVQLCSSDDIDDNLASIDYLLAPLLSQSIDLILLPECFAQLGGDVSAFGKNTTKVRQWMADTARRHQAWLIGGSIPFQLDAAENSRASCFVFNPQGLLESRYDKIHLFDASVADKHRLYRESSDYSAGSQPFVVDMGEAKIGLSICYDLRFPELFRKLVSAGANILTVPSAFTHATGQSHWEVLLRARAIENQCYVLAANQGGLHANKRQTWGHSMIISPWGEVLASANKDPGVLVAELDMKVLYDIRTKMPCLEHRKL
- a CDS encoding NRDE family protein; protein product: MCLIIFSWQPEARHPMTLVANRDEFYDRPTKPAHFWPDNPEIFGGQDEKAGGSWLAINRSGRFAAVTNYRKWPAPEGQVSRGHLVKNSLSSSLPTHEFLQTVQENSNLYTGFNFIAGDMNKLYYYSNIENRIVTLKPGIYGLCNQFLNSPWPKLIKAKEAVTKALDTDNSANPATLLDIMQNTEIAVDHLLPDTGIGKEKEVLLSSIFIRSPEYGTRNTSILTFDNNNGISWHEQTYGSNGRHQSLKQFSIELKA